A stretch of the Halorussus vallis genome encodes the following:
- a CDS encoding cytochrome P450 gives MSSANPQGLQAFPEELEGRESWLEPFEWYREMREDDPVRYDPERRSWDVFRYDDVKRILDDDETFSVNPRLASDFVEPDNPGEGLVFDTMLFQDPPRHDELRGVVDEEFQPRALREREPHFRELAADLLDDAVERGGDRLEVVDDLAYPLPVTIIAELLGVPADERDRFKAWSDTLVEAASDEEGDEEYVQRQQQAQMEMAQYFFEMIADRREDPRDDLMSRIVTAELSDGGRLSEQEALGMCILLLIAGNITTTNLITNAVRCFADADADLFERLRGDERGPTNALEEVIRYRSPVQAMTRVATEDVEMRSETVEEGDRVVVWLGSANRDERRFEDADAFRPDRSPNQHLGFGHGTHYCLGAPLARLEAKIGLTELLDRVEDVRLDADELRPTRSSFVYGVESLPIRYRRRT, from the coding sequence ATGAGTTCCGCCAATCCGCAGGGGCTTCAGGCGTTTCCCGAGGAACTTGAGGGCCGGGAATCCTGGCTCGAACCGTTCGAGTGGTACCGGGAGATGCGCGAGGACGACCCCGTCAGGTACGACCCCGAGCGCCGGTCGTGGGACGTGTTCCGGTACGACGACGTGAAGCGGATTCTGGACGACGACGAAACCTTCTCGGTGAATCCCCGACTCGCCAGCGACTTCGTGGAACCGGACAACCCCGGCGAGGGCCTCGTATTCGACACGATGCTGTTCCAGGACCCGCCGCGCCACGACGAACTCCGCGGCGTCGTCGACGAGGAGTTCCAGCCCCGGGCGCTCCGCGAGCGCGAACCCCACTTCCGGGAACTGGCGGCCGACCTGCTGGACGACGCCGTCGAGCGCGGCGGCGACCGACTGGAGGTCGTCGACGACCTCGCGTACCCGCTCCCGGTGACCATCATCGCCGAACTGCTCGGCGTTCCGGCCGACGAGCGCGACCGGTTCAAGGCGTGGTCGGACACCCTCGTCGAGGCGGCGAGCGACGAGGAGGGCGACGAGGAGTACGTCCAGCGCCAGCAGCAGGCGCAGATGGAGATGGCCCAATACTTCTTCGAGATGATCGCCGACCGTCGCGAGGACCCGCGGGACGACCTGATGTCCCGAATCGTCACCGCGGAGCTGAGCGACGGCGGCCGACTCTCCGAGCAGGAGGCGCTGGGCATGTGCATCCTGTTGCTCATCGCGGGCAACATCACGACGACGAACCTCATCACGAACGCAGTCCGGTGTTTCGCCGACGCGGACGCCGACCTGTTCGAGCGCCTCCGGGGCGACGAGCGCGGACCCACGAACGCGCTGGAGGAGGTAATCCGCTATCGGTCGCCGGTGCAGGCGATGACCCGCGTCGCGACAGAAGACGTGGAGATGCGCAGCGAAACCGTCGAGGAGGGCGACCGCGTCGTCGTCTGGCTAGGGTCGGCCAACCGCGACGAACGGCGGTTCGAGGACGCCGACGCGTTCCGGCCGGACCGCTCGCCGAACCAGCACCTCGGGTTCGGCCACGGCACCCACTACTGTCTCGGCGCGCCGCTGGCGCGATTGGAGGCCAAGATCGGGCTCACGGAGCTACTGGACCGCGTCGAGGACGTTCGGCTCGACGCCGACGAACTCCGGCCGACGCGGAGTTCGTTCGTCTACGGCGTCGAGTCGCTCCCGATTCGGTACAGGAGACGGACCTAG
- a CDS encoding MFS transporter translates to MGILDTPGRALADEGVTRETLLVVALVGGAEFVNHTYLVLFPPILTILADEFHVSLAALGVAMGVQGAANAAFQLPFGYLSDNYDRRLAFGLSLALGTAGVFVVALAPTFAVLVAGQALLGIGVAGHHPAHFPILADATPEHLRARAFSVRGFLGSLGFGAPPVLVTAMVGVSGLTWRHAVGAVGAFGLIYAAVTLATFQRYVSRDVTAPEVEADCSDPDAPGFGEPGPGDRDGAAAPSRSPKPASKLRAAARRGYSGARRELRAVLASPAVLALAALALVASTASWAVTSYAVVLLRDGYGLGLDAANLTLSAMFVVGAVMVLVGGDLSDRFSPGPLIVGSYAVVVLFVGALATMAIPALAAVACLLVVGGTRALAGPARSKLADAVSARADLGRNFAVITVGTMTGSALAPPLFGALIEGPGLQVAFAAIAAMTALAVLVTLWVLYRHGGGRARATGATEAE, encoded by the coding sequence GTGGGGATCCTCGACACTCCCGGACGCGCGCTCGCCGACGAGGGCGTGACCCGCGAGACGCTGCTCGTCGTGGCGCTGGTCGGCGGCGCGGAGTTCGTCAACCACACCTACCTCGTGCTGTTCCCGCCCATCCTCACCATCCTCGCCGACGAGTTCCACGTCTCGCTCGCCGCGCTCGGCGTGGCGATGGGCGTCCAGGGCGCGGCCAACGCCGCGTTCCAGTTGCCCTTCGGCTACCTCTCGGACAACTACGACCGGCGACTCGCGTTCGGCCTCTCGCTCGCCCTCGGCACCGCGGGCGTCTTCGTCGTCGCGCTCGCGCCCACCTTCGCGGTGCTCGTCGCGGGCCAGGCCCTCCTCGGTATCGGTGTCGCCGGCCACCACCCAGCCCACTTCCCGATACTCGCCGATGCGACGCCCGAACACCTCCGCGCGCGGGCGTTCAGCGTCCGGGGCTTCCTGGGGAGTCTGGGCTTCGGCGCGCCACCGGTGCTCGTCACGGCGATGGTCGGCGTCTCCGGCCTGACGTGGCGTCACGCGGTCGGGGCGGTCGGCGCCTTCGGACTGATCTACGCCGCGGTCACGCTCGCCACCTTCCAGCGGTACGTGAGTCGGGACGTGACGGCGCCCGAAGTCGAAGCCGACTGCTCCGACCCCGACGCTCCTGGATTCGGGGAACCCGGACCCGGCGACCGCGACGGCGCGGCTGCGCCGTCGCGGTCGCCGAAACCCGCCTCGAAACTCCGCGCGGCGGCCCGCCGCGGCTACTCCGGCGCGCGGCGCGAACTCCGCGCCGTCCTGGCGTCCCCGGCCGTCCTCGCGCTCGCGGCGCTCGCGCTCGTCGCCTCCACCGCGAGCTGGGCCGTCACCTCCTACGCGGTGGTGTTGCTCCGTGACGGCTACGGACTCGGCCTCGACGCGGCGAACCTCACCCTCTCGGCGATGTTCGTCGTCGGCGCGGTGATGGTGCTGGTCGGCGGCGACCTCTCGGACCGCTTTTCGCCCGGCCCGCTCATCGTCGGTAGCTACGCCGTTGTCGTCCTCTTCGTCGGCGCGCTGGCGACGATGGCGATTCCGGCGCTCGCGGCGGTGGCGTGTCTCCTCGTCGTCGGCGGGACCCGCGCGCTCGCGGGTCCCGCCCGGTCGAAACTCGCCGACGCGGTGTCGGCCCGCGCCGACCTCGGCCGCAACTTCGCGGTCATCACGGTCGGCACCATGACCGGGAGCGCGCTCGCGCCGCCGCTGTTCGGCGCGCTCATCGAGGGGCCGGGGTTGCAGGTGGCGTTCGCCGCCATCGCGGCGATGACCGCGCTGGCGGTTCTCGTCACGCTGTGGGTGCTGTATCGGCACGGGGGCGGCCGAGCGCGGGCGACCGGAGCGACCGAGGCGGAGTAG
- a CDS encoding outer membrane protein assembly factor BamB family protein, whose product MCPRTPSRRAVIATAGSALFAGCVGSLPGGRTTATETARRSETTAARPRDPASGPRASESSWAQPGRTAGHAGYNRTMDAPAAEPSEEWRKRLEGPLTTPTVVADTVYVTRGDLTDGAPVATVEAYDLASGSRRWSTSLETTYEFSAPFDNLRPVYHRGTLYLATGESATAVDARSGAVLWNTAVETSVNDPPIVGDHGVYVCGVVDGVIVALDHDGTERWRYPEQKATTERSVDLGSGGISQPALADGTLYASFSGAGRLVALDAASGEEQWRHEPDDGAGVSSGVVVATADELVRASFGGVEVFERDGTHRWQYGSIDEAVIRPAVAHGTVFVAGLEGRVLALDLADGTETWRTRLAPRKFVQGTIPVVANGAVHALRTTPSEQTVAVHALDWESGDEKWTLTRTGTRGRGPVPAEDRYVLATQTTPREQREEKTVSEGLDTESSLRAFSP is encoded by the coding sequence ATGTGTCCCCGCACGCCCTCCCGCCGAGCAGTCATCGCTACCGCCGGAAGCGCGCTCTTCGCCGGATGCGTCGGCTCCCTCCCCGGCGGCCGGACGACGGCCACCGAAACCGCGCGGCGCTCGGAGACGACCGCGGCGCGACCGCGCGACCCCGCCAGCGGTCCGCGGGCGTCCGAATCCTCGTGGGCCCAACCCGGCCGGACGGCCGGCCACGCGGGGTACAACCGGACGATGGACGCGCCGGCGGCCGAACCCTCAGAGGAGTGGCGGAAGCGACTCGAAGGGCCGCTGACGACGCCGACCGTGGTCGCCGACACCGTCTACGTCACCCGCGGCGACCTCACGGACGGAGCGCCGGTCGCGACCGTCGAGGCGTACGACCTCGCGTCGGGGTCGCGTCGGTGGTCGACCTCGCTGGAGACGACGTACGAGTTCAGCGCCCCGTTCGACAACCTCCGGCCGGTCTACCACCGCGGAACGCTGTACCTGGCCACCGGGGAGAGCGCGACCGCGGTCGACGCGCGGTCCGGTGCGGTCCTCTGGAACACGGCCGTCGAGACGTCCGTGAACGACCCGCCGATAGTCGGCGACCACGGGGTCTACGTCTGCGGCGTCGTCGACGGCGTCATCGTCGCGCTCGACCACGACGGCACCGAGCGGTGGCGATACCCGGAACAGAAGGCGACGACCGAACGCAGCGTCGACCTCGGTTCGGGCGGGATTAGCCAGCCGGCGCTCGCCGACGGGACGCTGTACGCGTCGTTCTCCGGAGCGGGGCGACTCGTCGCGCTCGACGCGGCGAGCGGAGAGGAGCAGTGGCGACACGAACCGGACGACGGGGCGGGCGTCAGTAGCGGCGTGGTCGTCGCCACGGCCGACGAACTCGTCCGGGCGTCGTTCGGCGGCGTCGAGGTCTTCGAGCGCGACGGGACGCACCGGTGGCAATACGGCAGCATCGACGAGGCGGTCATCCGGCCGGCGGTCGCCCACGGCACCGTCTTCGTCGCCGGCCTCGAAGGCCGGGTCCTCGCGCTCGACCTCGCCGACGGGACCGAGACGTGGCGGACGCGCCTCGCCCCCCGGAAGTTCGTCCAGGGGACGATTCCGGTCGTCGCGAACGGCGCGGTCCACGCGCTCCGGACGACTCCCTCGGAGCAGACCGTCGCGGTCCACGCCCTCGACTGGGAGTCCGGCGACGAGAAGTGGACGCTCACCCGGACGGGGACCCGGGGCCGCGGGCCGGTTCCGGCGGAGGACCGATACGTGCTCGCCACCCAGACGACGCCGCGGGAACAGCGGGAGGAGAAGACGGTTTCTGAAGGCCTCGATACGGAATCCTCGCTGCGGGCGTTCTCGCCGTAA
- a CDS encoding NAD-dependent epimerase/dehydratase family protein, with product MTDSETVLVTGGTGFIGSYVAQDLAEAGHDVVAFDLSTDTHILEKLGVADDVEAVRGDLTDPTSVFRAVEESGATRIVHLAALLTSLARENPRGAAEVNILGTNNVFEAARTFDDQVERVAWASSAAVYAPPSNYDHDWVDEEDLVYPDTLYGATKEYNEHQAKVYFEDHDLSHVGLRPTVAYGPYRETGGSAFLANIVEKPALGESFSVEYGDQVIDWQHVEDIAQAFRKAAFAPESDLGQRIYNVRGETATIREAAETVQKILPDADIEVSDEGELPWTQKLDMTDAQEDLGYDPELDLEAGFRKYIDVLREENGLDPVE from the coding sequence ATGACCGACAGCGAGACGGTACTCGTCACCGGCGGAACAGGCTTCATCGGGTCGTACGTCGCCCAGGACCTCGCCGAGGCGGGCCACGACGTGGTCGCCTTCGACCTCTCGACCGACACGCACATCCTGGAGAAACTCGGCGTCGCCGACGACGTCGAGGCCGTCCGGGGCGACCTCACCGACCCGACGAGCGTCTTCCGCGCCGTCGAGGAGAGCGGGGCGACCCGCATCGTCCACCTCGCGGCGCTGTTGACCTCGCTCGCCCGCGAGAACCCCCGGGGCGCGGCGGAGGTCAACATCCTCGGGACGAACAACGTCTTCGAGGCCGCCCGGACCTTCGACGACCAGGTCGAGCGGGTGGCGTGGGCCTCCTCGGCCGCGGTCTACGCCCCGCCGTCGAACTACGACCACGACTGGGTCGACGAGGAGGACCTCGTCTACCCCGACACGCTCTACGGCGCGACCAAGGAGTACAACGAGCACCAGGCGAAGGTGTACTTCGAGGATCACGACCTGAGCCACGTCGGCCTGCGGCCGACGGTGGCCTACGGCCCGTACCGCGAAACCGGCGGGTCGGCGTTCCTCGCGAACATCGTCGAGAAACCGGCGCTCGGCGAGTCGTTCTCGGTGGAGTACGGCGACCAGGTCATCGACTGGCAGCACGTCGAGGACATCGCCCAGGCGTTCCGGAAGGCGGCGTTCGCGCCCGAGTCCGACCTCGGCCAGCGCATCTACAACGTCCGCGGCGAGACGGCGACCATCCGGGAGGCCGCCGAAACCGTCCAGAAGATACTGCCCGACGCCGACATCGAGGTCAGCGACGAGGGCGAACTCCCCTGGACCCAGAAACTCGACATGACCGACGCCCAGGAGGACCTGGGCTACGACCCCGAGTTGGACCTCGAAGCCGGCTTCCGCAAGTACATCGACGTCCTGCGGGAGGAGAACGGACTGGACCCCGTGGAGTGA
- a CDS encoding IclR family transcriptional regulator encodes MGEQHGGGRTVKSDGTLFSIVEQLRASDGAGVTELANRLDVAKSTVHDHLSTIRDRGFVVKRGNEYHLGLEFFNYGQYVRNQFELYEAAKPIIDELAETTGEMVWLVVHENGQVMYLYGCAGQTDIDENTLIGSWAYMHSNSAGKAILAHLPDAELEYVLERHGLPQRTPNTITDRDELEAELEAVRERGYALNLGEDLKGIHAVSVPLLFEDRIRGAIAIAGPAHRMTRERCETELIEQLSALTNDIELSLAYG; translated from the coding sequence ATGGGTGAACAACACGGTGGCGGGCGCACGGTGAAATCGGACGGGACTCTGTTCTCCATCGTCGAACAGCTCCGCGCGTCGGACGGGGCGGGCGTCACCGAACTCGCGAACCGACTCGACGTCGCGAAGAGCACGGTCCACGACCACCTCTCGACGATACGCGACCGCGGATTCGTCGTCAAGCGCGGGAACGAGTACCACCTCGGTCTGGAGTTCTTCAACTACGGACAGTACGTTCGAAACCAGTTCGAACTCTACGAGGCCGCCAAACCCATCATCGACGAACTCGCGGAGACGACCGGCGAGATGGTGTGGCTGGTCGTCCACGAGAACGGCCAGGTGATGTACCTCTACGGCTGTGCCGGCCAGACCGACATCGACGAGAACACCCTCATCGGTTCGTGGGCGTACATGCACAGCAACTCCGCGGGCAAGGCCATCCTGGCACACCTCCCCGACGCCGAACTCGAGTACGTCCTCGAACGCCACGGACTCCCCCAGCGGACGCCGAATACCATCACCGACCGCGACGAACTCGAAGCGGAACTCGAAGCGGTCCGCGAGCGGGGGTACGCGCTCAACCTGGGCGAGGACCTGAAGGGGATCCACGCGGTGAGCGTCCCGCTGTTGTTCGAAGACCGGATTCGCGGCGCCATCGCGATCGCCGGCCCCGCCCACCGGATGACCCGCGAACGCTGCGAGACGGAACTCATCGAACAACTGTCGGCGCTGACGAACGACATCGAACTGAGCCTGGCGTACGGGTAA